In one Solanum lycopersicum chromosome 11, SLM_r2.1 genomic region, the following are encoded:
- the LOC138339191 gene encoding lignin-forming anionic peroxidase-like: MTSSFIAIFSLLLLSTMQCHAQLSSTFYDRTCPNALTTIRTSIRQAVSSERRMAASLIRLHFHDCFVQGCDASLLLDETPTIVSEKTALPNLGSVRGFGVIEDAKREVEKICPGVVSCADILAVAARDASSLVGGPSWTVKLGRRDSTTASHTVAETDLPGPFDPLSRLISGFANKGLSTRDMVALSGSHSIGQAQCFLFRDRIYSNGTDIDAGFASTRRRQCPQEDQNGNLAPLDLVTPNQLDNNYFKNLRQRKGLLQSDQVLLSGGSTDDIVLEYSNSPRAFASDFAAAMIKMGDISPLTGQNGIIRTVCGAIN; this comes from the exons atgaCTAGTTCTTTTATTGctatattttctcttcttctactCTCTACCATGCAATGCCATGCACAACTTTCTTCCACTTTCTACGACCGAACTTGCCCTAATGCTCTCACCACTATTCGTACAAGTATAAGACAAGCAGTTTCAAGCGAACGTCGTATGGCTGCATCCCTCATTCGTCTTCATTTCCATGATTGTTTTGTTCAG GGTTGTGATGCTTCTCTCTTGCTTGATGAAACTCCAACTATTGTCAGTGAGAAGACAGCGCTGCCAAATCTTGGATCAGTTAGAGGCTTTGGTGTTATAGAAGATGCAAAAAGAGAGGTTGAGAAAATATGTCCTGGAGTTGTATCGTGTGCTGACATACTTGCAGTTGCTGCTAGAGATGCATCAAGTCTC GTTGGCGGTCCATCATGGACAGTGAAACTCGGAAGAAGAGACTCAACCACTGCAAGTCATACTGTTGCGGAAACTGATCTTCCTGGTCCTTTTGATCCTCTTAGTAGGCTTATTTCTGGCTTTGCCAACAAAGGCCTTAGCACAAGGGATATGGTTGCTTTATCAG GATCACATTCAATTGGACAAGCACAATGTTTCCTTTTCCGTGATAGAATTTATAGCAATGGAACAGACATCGATGCTGGATTTGCTAGCACTAGAAGACGACAATGTCCTCAAGAAGATCAAAATGGAAACCTAGCTCCACTTGATTTGGTAACACCTAATCAATTGGATAACAACTACTTCAAGAATTTGAGGCAAAGAAAAGGCCTTCTTCAATCGGATCAAGTTCTTTTGAGTGGAGGATCTACCGATGATATTGTTTTAGAATATAGCAATAGCCCTCGAGCATTTGCCTCTGATTTTGCTGCAGCCATGATTAAAATGGGAGATATCAGTCCTCTAACTGGTCAAAATGGGATCATAAGAACGGTTTGTGGAGctataaattga
- the LOC112940330 gene encoding lignin-forming anionic peroxidase yields the protein MTSSFIAIFSLLLLSTMQCHAQLSSTFYDRTCPNALTTIRTSIRQAVSSERRMAASLIRLHFHDCFVQGCDASLLLDETPTIVSEKTALPNLGSVRGFGIIEDAKREVEKICPGVVSCADILAVAARDASSLVGGPSWTVKLGRRDSTTASHTVAETDLPGPFDPLSRLISGFANKGLSTRDMVALSGSHSIGQAQCFLFRDRIYSNGTDIDAGFASTRRRQCPQEDQNGNLAPLDLVTPNQLDNNYFKNLRQRKGLLQSDQVLLSGGSTDDIVLEYSNSPRAFASDFAAAMIKMGDISPLTGQNGIIRTVCGAIN from the exons atgaCTAGTTCTTTTATTGctatattttctcttcttctactCTCTACCATGCAATGCCATGCACAACTTTCTTCCACTTTCTACGACCGAACTTGCCCTAATGCTCTCACCACTATTCGTACAAGTATAAGACAAGCAGTTTCAAGCGAACGTCGTATGGCTGCATCCCTCATTCGTCTTCATTTCCATGATTGTTTTGTTCAG GGTTGTGATGCTTCTCTCTTGCTTGATGAAACTCCAACTATTGTCAGTGAGAAGACAGCGCTGCCAAATCTTGGATCAGTTAGAGGCTTTGGTATTATAGAAGATGCAAAAAGAGAGGTTGAGAAAATATGTCCTGGAGTTGTATCGTGTGCTGACATACTTGCAGTTGCTGCTAGAGATGCATCAAGTCTC GTTGGCGGTCCATCATGGACAGTGAAACTCGGAAGAAGAGACTCAACCACTGCAAGTCATACTGTTGCGGAAACTGATCTTCCTGGTCCTTTTGATCCTCTTAGTAGGCTTATTTCTGGCTTTGCCAACAAAGGCCTTAGCACAAGGGATATGGTTGCTTTATCAG GATCACATTCAATTGGACAAGCACAATGTTTCCTTTTCCGTGATAGAATTTATAGCAATGGAACAGACATCGATGCTGGATTTGCTAGCACTAGAAGACGACAATGTCCTCAAGAAGATCAAAATGGAAACCTAGCTCCACTTGATTTGGTAACACCTAATCAATTGGATAACAACTACTTCAAGAATTTGAGGCAAAGAAAAGGCCTTCTTCAATCGGATCAAGTTCTTTTGAGTGGAGGATCTACCGATGATATTGTTTTAGAATATAGCAATAGCCCTCGAGCATTTGCCTCTGATTTTGCTGCAGCCATGATTAAAATGGGAGATATCAGTCCTCTAACTGGTCAAAATGGGATCATAAGAACGGTTTGTGGAgctataaattga
- the LOC138339721 gene encoding lignin-forming anionic peroxidase-like has translation MTSSFIAIFSLLLLSTMQCHAQLSSTFYDRTCPNALTTIRTSIRQAVSSERRMAASLIRLHFHDCFVQGCDASLLLDETPTIVSEKTALPNLGSVRGFGVIEDAKREVEKICPGVVSCADILAVAARDASSLVGGPSWTVKLGRRDSTTASHTVAETDLPGPFDPLSRLISGFANKGLSTRDMVALSGSHSIGQAQCFLFRDRIYSNGTDIDAGFASTRRRQCPQEDQNGNLAPLDLVTPNQLDNNYFKNLRQRKGLLQSDQVLLSGGSTDDIVLEYSNSPRAFASDFAAAMIKMGDISPLTGQNGIIRTVCGAIN, from the exons atgaCTAGTTCTTTTATTGctatattttctcttcttctactCTCTACCATGCAATGCCATGCACAACTTTCTTCCACTTTCTACGACCGAACTTGCCCTAATGCTCTCACCACTATTCGTACAAGTATAAGACAAGCAGTTTCAAGCGAACGTCGTATGGCTGCATCCCTCATTCGTCTTCATTTCCATGATTGTTTTGTTCAG gGTTGTGATGCTTCTCTCTTGCTTGATGAAACTCCAACTATTGTCAGTGAGAAGACAGCGCTGCCAAATCTTGGATCAGTTAGAGGCTTTGGTGTTATAGAAGATGCAAAAAGAGAGGTTGAGAAAATATGTCCTGGAGTTGTATCGTGTGCTGACATACTTGCAGTTGCTGCTAGAGATGCATCAAGTCTC GTTGGCGGTCCATCATGGACAGTGAAACTCGGAAGAAGAGACTCAACCACTGCAAGTCATACTGTTGCGGAAACTGATCTTCCTGGTCCTTTTGATCCTCTTAGTAGGCTTATTTCTGGCTTTGCCAACAAAGGCCTTAGCACAAGGGATATGGTTGCTTTATCAG GATCACATTCAATTGGACAAGCACAATGTTTCCTTTTCCGTGATAGAATTTATAGCAATGGAACAGACATCGATGCTGGATTTGCTAGCACTAGAAGACGACAATGTCCTCAAGAAGATCAAAATGGAAACCTAGCTCCACTTGATTTGGTAACACCTAATCAATTGGATAACAACTACTTCAAGAATTTGAGGCAAAGAAAAGGCCTTCTTCAATCGGATCAAGTTCTTTTGAGTGGAGGATCTACCGATGATATTGTTTTAGAATATAGCAATAGCCCTCGAGCATTTGCCTCTGATTTTGCTGCAGCCATGATTAAAATGGGAGATATCAGTCCTCTAACTGGTCAAAATGGGATCATAAGAACGGTTTGTGGAGctataaattga